A single Sulfurimonas aquatica DNA region contains:
- a CDS encoding transglutaminase-like domain-containing protein — MLLQTSCDFTFDITEPTPFVLMLRPQSGANQWISSQTYEIFPTTSVTEFTDIYGNLCQRLVAPPGKFAIYTSTKVITSDYVDEYPGAEFVAIQNLPEEVLIYLLPSRYCESDRFSQMAAEITSGELLGYNQVLAIVNWMRNTISFEPNISDTLVSAIEVKERKYGVCRDFSHLAIAMCRSLSIPTRMVVGYLHGLEPMDLHAWFEAYVGNRWYTFDATQAQMKGGYVAIGYGRDAADVAIYNQFGPSLHPATQHVHVEEIKA; from the coding sequence ATGCTATTACAAACAAGTTGTGATTTTACATTTGATATCACAGAACCTACTCCCTTTGTATTAATGTTACGCCCACAAAGTGGCGCAAATCAATGGATATCTTCTCAAACTTATGAGATCTTTCCAACTACTTCAGTAACTGAATTTACTGATATTTATGGAAACTTATGTCAGAGACTTGTCGCCCCGCCAGGTAAATTTGCAATTTATACCTCTACAAAAGTTATTACGTCTGATTATGTAGATGAGTATCCAGGCGCTGAATTTGTTGCTATACAAAATCTACCAGAAGAGGTACTAATATATTTACTGCCAAGTAGATACTGCGAATCTGATAGATTTTCTCAAATGGCTGCAGAAATTACAAGTGGTGAACTTTTGGGATACAATCAAGTCTTAGCAATAGTAAATTGGATGAGAAATACAATTAGTTTTGAGCCTAATATTAGTGATACTCTTGTTTCAGCAATAGAAGTTAAAGAGAGAAAATATGGAGTATGTAGAGATTTTTCTCATCTCGCAATTGCCATGTGTCGTAGCCTTAGTATACCCACTCGTATGGTAGTTGGATACCTGCATGGATTAGAACCCATGGATTTACATGCTTGGTTTGAAGCATATGTAGGAAATCGTTGGTACACATTTGATGCCACTCAAGCACAAATGAAAGGTGGATATGTAGCTATAGGATATGGTCGCGACGCAGCGGATGTAGCTATTTATAATCAGTTTGGGCCTAGCTTACATCCTGCAACGCAACATGTTCACGTAGAAGAAATTAAAGCATAG
- a CDS encoding SHOCT domain-containing protein, protein MQKLTSEGQNLVNDLSNRYNLSPNAIIYMIGAVNNGGGTMAQFSSPELGGSGQWMKGGMTMVGDMFNNGLKNTVDNLCTEISNALLNMQIFPQAPAGTRESNQWWPTNLGLGSPFSSGGQNNIRYAVFPNRLAVEVNGNVSVYDTLDNNIGGVSQQQGGDTSLTFSSQYGTISVSTLPIIYGQGNIPPVAQNNFASPTENNFSQTPQNNATNQTPITTKQPEANIKPNVSSDTIIELIEKLSSLYDAGALTSDEFNTKKTELLSRL, encoded by the coding sequence ATGCAAAAGCTTACATCAGAAGGTCAAAATTTAGTAAACGATCTCTCCAATAGATATAATTTAAGTCCAAACGCCATCATCTATATGATAGGTGCTGTAAATAATGGCGGTGGGACTATGGCTCAGTTTAGTTCCCCTGAACTTGGTGGTTCGGGTCAGTGGATGAAAGGTGGTATGACTATGGTTGGCGATATGTTCAACAATGGCCTTAAAAACACTGTAGATAACTTGTGTACTGAAATCTCAAATGCTCTGCTTAATATGCAAATTTTTCCACAAGCACCTGCAGGAACAAGAGAGAGTAATCAATGGTGGCCGACTAATCTAGGCCTAGGCTCTCCATTTAGTAGTGGTGGCCAAAATAACATACGCTATGCAGTATTTCCAAATAGACTCGCCGTTGAAGTAAATGGGAATGTTAGCGTTTATGATACACTAGATAATAATATAGGTGGAGTTTCACAACAACAAGGTGGAGACACATCCCTAACTTTCAGTAGTCAATATGGAACTATATCAGTTTCCACACTGCCTATTATCTATGGTCAGGGTAATATTCCTCCAGTAGCTCAGAATAATTTTGCATCGCCTACTGAGAATAACTTTTCACAAACTCCTCAAAACAATGCTACAAATCAAACGCCAATTACTACAAAACAGCCTGAGGCTAATATAAAACCAAATGTATCATCAGACACAATAATAGAACTAATAGAAAAATTATCTAGTCTGTATGATGCTGGTGCACTTACAAGTGATGAATTTAACACTAAAAAAACTGAACTTCTTAGTCGTCTTTAA
- the glk gene encoding glucokinase, which produces MIIAGDIGGTKTNLGIYKVIDGVLELQAQSQYSSKDYSTFIEIISVFMKENSMPLIKSACFGVAGPVIDGRCKTTNLPWDIKTLELQNHLKTQNVNLLNDVEATAYGMLYLKDDEFVDLNPEGSVVNANRCVIAAGTGLGEAILYFNGNKYHPIGSEGGHTDFAPLTEQQDELLKWLRNHYPKHVSYERILSGAGIFALYEFLLESGYAPQPAKMLNIEEGRDKSAMISECALEDNDPLCVETLLLFSEIYGAEAGNLALKSMSLGGVYIGGGIAPKILPILKHESFLNAFVSKGRFEEMLRSMAIKISLNQETALLGAAHFAMDRFLEN; this is translated from the coding sequence ATGATAATAGCAGGTGATATCGGTGGTACAAAAACTAACCTGGGAATATATAAAGTTATTGATGGCGTTTTAGAATTACAGGCTCAATCTCAATACTCTAGCAAAGATTATTCGACATTTATTGAAATAATTAGCGTTTTTATGAAAGAAAATTCAATGCCTCTTATTAAATCAGCTTGTTTTGGCGTCGCTGGTCCAGTAATAGACGGTCGTTGTAAAACTACTAATTTACCCTGGGATATAAAAACTTTAGAGCTTCAAAATCATCTTAAAACGCAAAATGTAAACTTACTTAATGATGTAGAAGCGACAGCATATGGTATGTTGTATCTTAAAGATGATGAGTTTGTTGATTTAAACCCTGAGGGTAGCGTAGTAAATGCTAATCGTTGCGTTATAGCAGCAGGAACGGGACTAGGAGAAGCGATACTCTATTTTAATGGTAATAAATACCACCCTATTGGATCTGAAGGTGGACATACTGACTTTGCTCCCTTAACAGAGCAACAAGATGAGCTTTTAAAATGGCTGAGAAATCATTATCCAAAACATGTGAGCTATGAGCGAATACTCTCAGGAGCTGGTATTTTTGCTCTTTATGAGTTCTTACTAGAGAGTGGATATGCACCGCAGCCAGCTAAAATGCTAAATATAGAAGAGGGTAGAGATAAAAGTGCGATGATAAGTGAATGTGCATTAGAAGATAATGATCCATTATGTGTAGAAACACTACTTCTTTTTAGTGAGATATATGGAGCTGAAGCTGGAAACCTTGCTTTAAAAAGTATGTCTCTTGGAGGTGTCTATATTGGTGGGGGTATCGCACCCAAGATATTACCTATACTTAAACATGAGAGTTTTTTAAATGCTTTTGTTAGTAAAGGGCGTTTTGAAGAGATGTTACGAAGCATGGCTATTAAAATCTCTTTAAATCAAGAAACCGCACTTCTAGGTGCGGCTCATTTTGCGATGGATAGATTTCTAGAAAATTAA
- a CDS encoding DUF2126 domain-containing protein: MSLKVVLSHKTHYKYDKYISLSPHTIRLRPAPHSRTPIDAYSLKITPENHFINWQQDPYGNYLARIVFPEKVKEFGIDVEVIADLVSINPFDFFVEEYAEEFPFTYKKELKKELEPYFEITEKGKLLKKFLKKLDLKKRKINDMLVYLNIEIYKFLKYTVRLEAGVQACEVTLDKKLGSCRDYAWLFVQVLRSLGLAARFVSGYLVQLKADEKSLDGPSGPEEDFTDLHAWTEVYLPGAGWVGLDSTSGLFAGEGHIPLACTAHYDAAHAIEGLSDKCETEFEFSNTVTRIFESPRVTKPYRDDQWDAIYQLGFDVDKELEENDVRLSMGGEPTFVSIDDMESEQWNTGADGPEKRALADTLSRKLLDSFGKGGMLHYAQGKWYPGEPIPRWQTSIIWRKDKKKIWKDPSLFANMNESYEYTNEDAQNFIEKLALTLKVSKENVISAYEDPMHYIMKEAEFPLDVDPLKCDIDDSIERKNIARVLSQGLSKPVGFVLPLNYGEKEWMSSGWAFRRAHLFLIPGDSPLGLRLPMSSLIENPENELATHPEPDLFAEVGKLDKFRKDAKKRCKKADTITIENDPDAVFVRTALNIEIRKGKLYIFLPPLNHTEAFLELIASIEAVAKSLNIKVVIEGYEPAHDLRLETIKVTPDPGVIEVNIHPTTSWKDLSDNLFTLYKDAKESRLGTEKFMLDGKHTGTGGGNHVTIGGMKPEDSPLLRRPEVLRSFITFWQHHPGLSYLFSGAFIGPTSQAPRVDEGRLDNLYELEIAFSQIPQDEEVPFWLTDRLFRHMLTDITGNTHRSEFCIDKLYSPDSSSGRLGILELRGFDMPPHPRMALLQNLLIRTLVSLFWRKPYKHKLVRWGTQLHDQFLLEHYVKEDMKDIVEYLNNEGYDFKLDWFDPFFEFRFPLYGMATVENVHMELRGAIEPWNVLGEESSSQGTSRYVDSSLERVQVKVNNFIPERYVLTCNSVVIPLSPSGIEGEFVAGIKYKAWQPWSALHPTIGVDTPLTFDIVDKWNQRSIGGMTYHVSHPGGRTYETFPVNSNEAESRRGNRFFEFNHTQGPVEYVSSTVVKQNMTDLSGTKRAVLLKDKPDSEVFLFQEVTQSIEYPHTLDLRRKWAKQ, from the coding sequence ATGTCATTAAAAGTTGTCCTCTCTCATAAAACACACTACAAGTATGATAAGTACATATCACTTTCTCCTCATACAATAAGATTACGTCCTGCACCACACAGTAGAACGCCAATTGACGCTTATTCTTTAAAAATTACTCCAGAAAATCACTTTATAAACTGGCAGCAAGATCCTTATGGTAACTATCTCGCGAGAATAGTTTTTCCAGAAAAAGTAAAAGAGTTTGGCATAGATGTAGAGGTAATCGCTGATTTAGTCTCTATCAATCCTTTTGATTTTTTTGTTGAAGAGTATGCTGAAGAGTTTCCTTTTACTTATAAAAAAGAGCTCAAAAAAGAGTTAGAGCCTTATTTCGAGATAACAGAAAAAGGAAAATTACTTAAAAAGTTTCTCAAAAAACTTGATCTTAAAAAAAGAAAAATAAATGATATGTTGGTTTACTTGAACATAGAAATTTATAAATTTTTAAAATATACTGTACGTCTTGAAGCTGGCGTTCAAGCTTGTGAAGTCACGCTTGATAAAAAACTAGGTAGCTGTAGAGACTATGCATGGTTATTTGTTCAAGTACTACGTTCTTTAGGTCTTGCAGCACGTTTTGTTTCAGGATATCTAGTGCAACTTAAAGCGGATGAGAAATCTCTTGATGGTCCTAGTGGTCCTGAAGAAGACTTTACCGACCTTCACGCTTGGACGGAAGTTTATCTTCCAGGTGCTGGTTGGGTTGGACTTGATTCAACAAGTGGACTTTTTGCTGGGGAGGGTCATATTCCTCTAGCTTGTACTGCACACTATGATGCTGCTCATGCCATAGAAGGCTTAAGTGACAAATGTGAAACAGAGTTTGAATTTTCAAACACAGTAACTAGAATCTTTGAGTCGCCTCGCGTTACAAAACCTTATAGAGATGATCAATGGGACGCAATTTATCAACTTGGATTTGACGTAGACAAAGAACTCGAAGAAAATGACGTTAGATTGTCTATGGGTGGAGAGCCTACGTTTGTTTCTATTGATGATATGGAGTCAGAACAGTGGAATACTGGAGCTGATGGCCCAGAAAAAAGAGCACTTGCCGACACACTCTCTAGAAAACTTTTAGATTCGTTTGGTAAGGGAGGAATGCTTCATTATGCTCAAGGAAAGTGGTATCCTGGTGAGCCTATTCCAAGATGGCAAACTTCCATAATCTGGAGAAAAGATAAGAAAAAAATATGGAAAGACCCATCTCTTTTTGCAAATATGAATGAGAGTTATGAGTATACAAATGAAGATGCTCAAAATTTCATAGAAAAATTAGCACTCACTCTTAAAGTAAGTAAAGAAAACGTAATTAGCGCTTATGAAGACCCAATGCACTATATAATGAAAGAGGCTGAATTTCCTTTAGACGTAGACCCTTTAAAATGTGACATAGATGATTCTATAGAGAGAAAAAACATAGCGAGAGTTCTCTCACAGGGACTGAGTAAACCAGTAGGGTTTGTTCTGCCTTTAAATTATGGTGAGAAAGAGTGGATGAGTTCTGGATGGGCCTTTAGAAGAGCTCACCTGTTTTTAATTCCAGGAGATTCTCCTTTAGGTTTAAGACTACCTATGTCTTCCCTTATAGAAAACCCAGAAAATGAATTAGCAACACATCCAGAGCCTGATCTATTTGCAGAAGTCGGTAAGTTAGATAAGTTTAGAAAAGATGCAAAAAAAAGATGTAAAAAAGCTGACACTATTACTATAGAAAATGACCCAGATGCAGTTTTTGTAAGAACGGCACTAAATATTGAAATCCGTAAGGGAAAACTCTATATATTTTTACCACCATTAAATCATACTGAAGCCTTCTTAGAACTTATCGCTTCTATTGAAGCGGTTGCAAAATCACTTAATATCAAAGTAGTAATAGAAGGGTATGAACCAGCTCACGACTTAAGACTAGAGACTATTAAAGTAACCCCGGATCCTGGCGTTATTGAGGTGAATATTCATCCGACTACTTCTTGGAAAGATCTAAGCGATAATCTATTTACGCTTTATAAAGACGCTAAAGAGTCGCGTTTAGGAACTGAAAAGTTCATGCTTGATGGAAAACACACCGGAACGGGTGGAGGTAACCATGTCACTATTGGTGGTATGAAACCAGAAGACAGTCCACTTCTTCGTCGTCCTGAAGTTCTTAGAAGTTTTATAACTTTTTGGCAACACCATCCAGGTCTTTCGTATCTATTTTCAGGTGCTTTTATTGGTCCAACTTCTCAGGCACCTCGTGTGGATGAGGGAAGACTTGATAACTTGTATGAACTTGAGATTGCATTTTCTCAGATTCCACAAGATGAAGAAGTTCCATTTTGGTTGACAGATAGACTCTTCCGTCATATGCTAACAGATATAACTGGAAACACTCACCGTTCAGAGTTTTGTATAGACAAACTTTACTCGCCCGACTCTAGTTCTGGTCGACTTGGTATTTTAGAACTTCGTGGTTTTGATATGCCACCACATCCTAGAATGGCACTCTTGCAAAATCTTTTGATTAGAACTTTAGTATCACTCTTTTGGAGAAAACCATACAAGCATAAACTTGTTCGTTGGGGTACTCAACTACACGATCAGTTTTTACTTGAGCATTATGTTAAAGAAGATATGAAAGACATTGTTGAGTATTTAAATAATGAAGGTTATGATTTTAAACTAGACTGGTTTGATCCATTCTTTGAGTTTAGATTTCCTCTTTATGGAATGGCGACAGTTGAAAATGTCCATATGGAACTTCGTGGAGCAATTGAGCCATGGAATGTTTTAGGCGAAGAGAGTAGCTCTCAAGGTACATCAAGATATGTTGATTCTTCACTTGAGAGAGTGCAAGTAAAAGTAAATAACTTTATACCTGAACGCTATGTGCTGACTTGTAATTCAGTCGTTATTCCACTGAGTCCTAGTGGCATTGAAGGTGAATTTGTGGCTGGCATTAAGTATAAAGCATGGCAACCATGGTCTGCACTTCATCCTACTATTGGAGTCGATACTCCATTAACTTTTGATATTGTGGACAAATGGAACCAAAGATCTATTGGAGGGATGACTTATCACGTTTCTCATCCTGGTGGTAGAACGTATGAGACATTTCCTGTAAATTCAAATGAAGCCGAATCTCGCAGAGGTAATAGATTTTTTGAGTTTAACCATACCCAAGGTCCTGTTGAATATGTAAGTTCAACAGTAGTCAAACAAAACATGACTGATTTGAGTGGCACAAAAAGAGCCGT
- a CDS encoding glycoside hydrolase family 15 protein yields the protein MNSDKQLSILDKHFCSIEKIILLRQDPITGLLPASTAVNAHGDYTDAWVRDNVYSILSVWGLALSYKKYDAKHERSYTLSQSVVKLMRGLLSAMMRQSDRIEKFKHTLNPTDALHAKYGTTTGLAVVGDDEWGHLQLDASSLYLLMLSQMTASGLQIIYTIDEVNFIQNMVHYISRTYCTPDYGIWERGNKINHGTTEINGSSVGMAKAALEAINGFNLFGDVNSNEAVIHVIASDIARSRSTLYGLLPRESNSKETDAALLSIIGYPGYAIEDKELVELTREKIITKLAGNYGCKRFLLDGHQSSIEDASRLHYEPSELREFEDIESEWPLFFTYLLLDALMHNDSDEIQKWQQKLEPLFVEEEGQMLLPELYIVPKESIEAEKQEPKSQLRVPNENLPLVWAQSLYMLSEMIMDGVLSPEDIDPLNRRKRIGHELGAEPLVFILAENEIIKKQLEEEGFKSETLQEIQPVKVLYASELSEVHTFLGKNKKLGLSGRPNLVTRTITTSQIHLLGGEQVLFLPYYFNPKGFYFSYDNKLLVEHFRSSLKFLLDQWDQTKKPIIPFLVREDMLLGSGKKVLFELLDNIRNNRCRVGEVEIKPLRELLDKAAIERIDYIHDFKLNTLELVANSQSNEMLSPLSKTYDSSIMEVFKKLNSEDDSSLIISLLDKEDCRIQVYALSILNKRHGKDFKFIFDNQERQLSVVAQELYESATLHHNWAVVRRIAEITQIYDDRLEDVLLDIIIRHKRLAVGRAYSEKATFSKPHESLAILKIIKEFCGNNPAESVLTQEIILHLGHLIRTEPKLFENMITLRTWSFVQLLVGQISRLKSLSFGDAYEYLLGLAPHDIYDNLRTIIQSFSREINELHELENLHVSGISTLESTKLPSSIEENSTTKDWAHWRQNKGIIGGLPSSFYEDVWSLLQKCNGLVIGDKYSIQNRIGSELTLESTIGERSFELRIDGLLQSIPAPDYRQLNIEAIESLARLFSQSPQLFVEDDLVLDVLIGHAVRISWKKYNTSDNYDEQRGQAWEAMYMYSPQETDKAFIDAFMHLLTPDKLENEHIQ from the coding sequence ATGAACTCAGATAAACAACTTTCTATCCTTGATAAACATTTCTGCTCTATAGAGAAGATAATACTGTTACGTCAAGATCCCATTACCGGACTTCTTCCTGCTAGTACAGCGGTTAACGCACATGGAGATTATACTGATGCATGGGTGAGAGATAATGTTTATAGTATTTTGAGTGTATGGGGACTTGCTCTTTCTTATAAAAAATATGACGCTAAGCATGAGAGGAGTTACACTCTAAGCCAAAGTGTGGTTAAGTTAATGAGAGGACTCCTTAGTGCCATGATGCGACAATCTGATCGTATTGAAAAGTTTAAACATACCCTTAATCCTACAGATGCTCTACATGCAAAGTATGGAACTACTACAGGTTTAGCTGTAGTAGGAGATGATGAGTGGGGACACTTACAACTTGATGCGAGCTCTTTATACTTACTTATGCTCTCCCAGATGACAGCTTCAGGACTTCAGATTATCTATACTATTGATGAAGTGAATTTTATACAAAATATGGTGCATTATATTAGTCGTACATACTGTACGCCAGATTATGGTATTTGGGAAAGAGGAAACAAGATTAACCATGGAACTACTGAGATAAATGGAAGCTCAGTAGGTATGGCAAAAGCGGCATTAGAAGCGATAAATGGATTTAATCTATTTGGTGATGTTAATAGCAATGAAGCGGTTATACATGTAATAGCAAGTGATATCGCACGGTCGCGTTCTACTCTTTATGGACTCTTACCACGCGAGTCAAATTCAAAAGAGACTGATGCCGCTCTGCTTAGTATTATCGGTTATCCTGGATATGCGATAGAAGATAAAGAGTTAGTGGAACTCACCCGTGAAAAGATTATCACAAAACTAGCTGGTAATTATGGGTGTAAGCGTTTCTTACTTGATGGGCATCAAAGTAGTATAGAGGATGCTTCAAGACTACATTATGAGCCCTCAGAACTACGTGAGTTTGAAGATATAGAGTCTGAATGGCCACTATTTTTTACCTACCTTCTTCTTGATGCTTTAATGCATAATGATAGTGATGAGATTCAAAAATGGCAACAAAAACTAGAACCACTTTTTGTCGAAGAAGAGGGGCAAATGCTGCTCCCTGAGCTATATATTGTGCCAAAAGAGAGTATTGAGGCTGAGAAGCAAGAGCCAAAAAGTCAACTGCGCGTTCCGAATGAGAACCTACCCTTAGTCTGGGCGCAAAGTCTCTATATGCTTAGTGAAATGATAATGGATGGCGTTTTATCGCCTGAAGATATTGATCCTTTAAACCGTCGTAAACGCATAGGACATGAACTAGGTGCAGAGCCATTGGTATTTATACTTGCAGAAAATGAGATTATCAAAAAGCAACTAGAAGAAGAGGGCTTTAAATCTGAAACACTTCAAGAGATTCAACCAGTAAAGGTGCTTTATGCCTCTGAACTCTCTGAGGTACATACATTTTTAGGTAAAAATAAAAAACTAGGATTAAGCGGGAGACCAAATCTAGTAACGCGAACGATTACAACATCTCAAATACACCTACTTGGAGGAGAGCAAGTTCTCTTTTTACCTTACTATTTTAATCCAAAGGGATTTTATTTTAGTTATGACAATAAACTACTTGTTGAGCACTTTAGATCATCATTAAAGTTTCTTCTTGATCAATGGGATCAGACAAAAAAACCTATCATTCCATTTTTAGTTCGAGAAGATATGCTTCTTGGTAGTGGAAAAAAAGTTCTATTTGAACTCTTGGATAATATTCGAAATAATAGATGTAGAGTAGGAGAAGTAGAAATAAAACCATTAAGAGAATTATTAGATAAAGCAGCTATTGAAAGAATTGATTATATTCATGATTTTAAATTAAATACTCTTGAACTTGTAGCAAATAGCCAATCAAATGAGATGCTATCACCCCTAAGTAAAACTTACGATTCATCCATTATGGAAGTGTTTAAAAAACTTAATAGTGAAGATGACTCCTCTTTAATAATATCTTTGCTTGATAAAGAGGATTGTCGTATACAAGTATATGCACTTTCTATTTTAAATAAAAGACATGGAAAAGATTTTAAATTTATATTTGATAACCAAGAGAGACAATTATCAGTCGTAGCGCAAGAGTTATACGAATCTGCTACTCTACATCACAATTGGGCAGTTGTAAGGCGAATAGCAGAAATAACACAAATATATGATGATAGACTTGAAGATGTACTACTTGATATTATCATACGACATAAACGCCTTGCCGTTGGACGCGCTTATAGTGAAAAAGCGACTTTTAGCAAACCACATGAGAGTCTAGCAATCCTGAAAATAATTAAAGAGTTCTGTGGTAACAATCCTGCTGAGAGTGTTTTAACACAAGAAATTATTTTACATCTAGGGCATTTAATACGTACAGAGCCAAAACTCTTTGAAAATATGATAACACTTCGTACTTGGTCATTTGTACAACTTTTAGTTGGACAAATTAGCCGTTTAAAGAGTCTCTCATTTGGTGATGCTTACGAATATTTACTAGGTTTAGCTCCACATGATATTTATGATAATCTTCGTACCATTATTCAATCATTTAGCCGAGAAATAAATGAGTTGCATGAGCTTGAAAATTTACATGTCTCAGGAATATCAACTTTAGAGTCCACTAAACTACCATCCTCTATTGAAGAGAACTCTACGACAAAAGATTGGGCACACTGGAGACAAAATAAAGGCATTATAGGTGGTTTGCCCTCAAGCTTTTATGAAGATGTCTGGAGCCTACTTCAAAAATGTAATGGATTAGTAATTGGTGATAAGTATAGTATTCAAAATCGCATAGGCTCAGAGTTGACTCTTGAATCAACTATTGGTGAACGTAGTTTTGAATTAAGAATAGATGGACTACTTCAAAGTATTCCTGCTCCAGACTATCGTCAATTAAATATAGAAGCAATAGAGAGTCTTGCAAGACTTTTTAGTCAAAGTCCACAACTATTTGTAGAAGATGACTTAGTATTGGATGTATTAATTGGTCATGCTGTGAGAATATCTTGGAAAAAATATAATACCTCGGATAATTATGATGAACAAAGAGGACAAGCTTGGGAAGCAATGTATATGTACTCTCCACAAGAGACAGATAAAGCGTTTATCGACGCTTTTATGCATCTACTCACACCTGATAAGCTTGAAAATGAGCATATACAATAA
- a CDS encoding transglutaminase family protein, with translation MQRYKIIHRTYYNYSANVTLGLHNLLLRPREGHELRIESFSLNCVPKAEILWHRDVEDNSVAIANFKESTQQCIIESEVIIQQYNESPLNFIVADYAINYPFEYKADEQFLLSPYMTLPDIEDRTLLNNWIFSLYKYGENIETYSLLQRIAANIYNTMSYTVREEPGVQTVKDTLSLGSGSCRDFALFFMECVKCLGLASRFVSGYLHAPLMLDQIGSTHAWAEVYIPGGGWKGFDPTIGDIVGKDHIPVAVARLAESVPPISGSFSGVAKSTLDVGVWVTKC, from the coding sequence ATGCAGCGTTATAAAATTATTCACCGTACTTACTACAACTACTCTGCTAACGTAACTCTTGGCTTGCATAATTTACTCTTACGTCCAAGAGAAGGTCACGAGCTTCGTATAGAGTCATTTAGTTTGAACTGCGTACCCAAAGCAGAAATATTGTGGCATAGAGATGTTGAAGATAATTCCGTAGCTATAGCTAACTTTAAAGAGTCTACTCAACAGTGCATAATCGAGAGTGAGGTGATTATTCAGCAGTATAATGAATCACCTCTAAATTTTATTGTCGCGGATTATGCCATTAATTATCCTTTTGAGTACAAAGCTGATGAGCAGTTTTTACTCTCACCCTATATGACTCTTCCAGACATAGAAGATAGAACACTCCTAAACAACTGGATTTTTAGTCTATATAAATATGGCGAAAATATTGAGACCTATTCATTATTACAAAGAATAGCGGCTAATATCTATAATACTATGTCTTATACGGTCAGAGAAGAACCCGGCGTTCAAACTGTTAAGGATACTCTCTCTCTTGGTTCAGGTTCATGCCGTGATTTTGCGCTCTTTTTTATGGAGTGCGTTAAGTGTTTAGGTTTAGCATCGCGTTTTGTAAGTGGATATCTTCATGCACCGCTAATGTTAGACCAGATAGGATCAACTCATGCTTGGGCTGAAGTCTATATACCCGGCGGAGGATGGAAAGGATTTGACCCTACTATAGGGGATATCGTTGGTAAAGACCATATTCCTGTTGCGGTAGCTAGACTAGCCGAGTCTGTTCCCCCAATATCGGGTTCATTCTCAGGTGTGGCCAAATCTACTCTTGACGTAGGAGTCTGGGTAACTAAGTGTTAA